The genomic stretch TAACATATGCTGGAATTCCAGAAGTACATTTGTAAAATTTATTAAATCCAGTATCACTAAATATTAAATTTGGTGCCTTTTGTTTTAAATATGATTTTACAGTTTCTTTAGTAAATGGAGGCATGTTAATTGTTATCATTCTCCCTCCAAACACTCCTCTCTGACTTGCAATTTCAGATATTAATTCATCTTGCATACTAATAGATCCTGAAAACAGATAAGACACATTATTCTGATTTTGTATGTAATTTCTAAGTTTCCATAAAAAAGAATCTTTATAGTCATCCAATTCTTTAATGATTTGGAATTCATCAATAAATATTAATACTCCCTTAATTTTATTGTTATTAATTTCATAAATGTTTTGAGGCAATGTTAAAACAAAATCCATTAACTTTTCAACATTAGTTTCACTTCCAAATACAGGAATTGGAAATTTATCAATTTTTATGAAATCTTTTATTTTAAAATCATTTACCTTAAAAAATTTCTCTATTTTTTTATCTAATGTATTTAAATTTTTATTTTTGGCTTCAATTAAAAATTCTTTAAAAAAATATTCCATTAATCCAATTATAGACATTTTCTTTTTTTTTGATAACATTCAGCATTTGAAAAATTCATGTATACTACTAAATTACTCACCATCCAATTCTTTTTTAATTTTTTTAAGAAAAACCGTTTTTCCAACACCTCGAAGACCCGTTAATAATATCTGTGGTGCATTACCATTAGCTGTAGTATTTAAAAGACTTTTAAGATTATCTAATTCGCTAGTACGGTTATAAAATTCATCATCATTAAGATTTCCTCTAGTTCCCCATGGTATCGTATCAACACTTCAACATATTATATTATTTAAAGATATATAAAATTATTTGCATATAGAATAAGTATTCAATCAGTGAATAAAATATAAAATTATTCATAGATAGAATAAGTATTTAAAAAATAAATAAAATATGAATTTATCCTAACAATAAATATATAAAAATAAAGTCTAAATAACCTAAAAAAAGAAAAAAATAGGTCAAGCTAACAAATTAACAGTCACTGTAATAAGTAAGGTTGTTCTACACAATTCCTTGTGCGTTCATTGCATCCACTACTTTTTTAAATCCTGCAATATTAGCTCCTACAACATAGTTTTTATTCATGTTATATTCAGCAGCTGCATCTGCAACATTTGCAAAGATATTTTCCATAATAGTTTGAAGTTTACCATCAACTTCATCAAAACTCCAAGATAATCTTTCAGAATTTTGAGACATTTCCAGTGCAGAAGTAGCTACTCCTCCAGCATTTGAAGCTTTTCCAGGTGCAAATAATACTCCATTTTCTTGTAAGTATTCAGTTGCTTCAATTGAAGTTGGCATATTAGCTCCTTCAGCTACAGCTTTTACACCATTAGCTACTAAGTTTTTAGCATCTTCTAAGAGTAATTCATTTTGAGTAGCACATGGAAGAGCAATATCTGCTTTAACAGTCCATACACCTTTACCTTCATGATATTCTGCACTTTCTCTAGCTTCAGCATATGCAGTTAATCTTTCACGTTTTACCTCTTTTATTTCTTTTAATAATTCAACATCAATTCCTTCTGGATCATATATCCAACCAGTTGAATCAGAACAGGTTACAGGTTTACCCCCTAATTGTTGAGCTTTTTCGATTGCATAAATTGCAACATTTCCTGCTCCAGAAACAATAATTGTTTTACCTGCAATATCAATATCATTAGCTTTTAACATTGCATTAGTAAAGTATAATAAACCATATCCAGTAGCTTCAGTTCTTGCAAGAGAACCACCATATGATAATCCTTTACCAGTGAGAACTCCTTCAGATAATCCTCTAATCCTTTTATATTGACCATATAAAAATCCGATTTCACGACCACCAACGCCAATATCCCCAGCAGGAACATCAGTATCTGCACCAATGTACTTACATAATTCAGTCATGAAACTTTGGCAAAATGCCATTATTTCTCTATCAGATTTACCTTTAGGATCAAAGTCTGAGCCTCCTTTTCCTCCACCAATAGGAAGTCCAGTTAAAGAGTTTTTAAAAATTTGTTCAAAACCTAAGAATTTAATAATACCTACATTTACAGAGGGGTGGAAACGTAATCCTCCTTTGTAAGGTCCAATTGCACTGTTAAATTGTACACGGTATCCTGTGTTTACGTGAACTTGGCCATTATCATCTACCCATGGAACACGGAATTTTAGTTGTCTTTCTGGGTTAGTTAATCTTTCAAGAAGAGCATTTTTTCTAAATTCTTCTTCATTTTCCTCAATGACGACCCTTAAAGATTCCAATACTTCACGAATAGCTTGATGGAATTCTGGTTCAGAAGGGTTTTGTTTTATTATTGTTTCTATTACATCATCTATGTATGACAAAAATATTCCTCCAAATTTTTTTAAAGATAAAATTTTAAAATGATAAAAAATAAATAACAAATCAAAATGATGATTTGAAAATTTATTAATTTATATTCAAAATTAATACCTTTTGTTCACTCTACATCATTAAATAATATTCAGATTTTGCTATGTAATTAACCAAAATATTTAACAATATAGTAATTGATATATATTTTCTAATATATAAAATTTTCAATTTTTTATAAAAAAAGCGAATAATATTCAAATTAATTAATAAAAAAATTAAACAAAAGAAAAAATTAAATAAAAAAATGCAGGGATTTATATATGATATTAAATAAATCTATCTACAAAATTCTATAAAAAATATTTTTTAATAGACAAAATACTAAGTGAAATAATGCGAAATGATAAAATAACTAGAAGTGAATATAATAAGTTAAAAGATGCTTTTCTAGCTAAAAATAGGCGTAGTATGTACTCATTATATATTGATATAAATAAGAATAATACTGTAAGCAAACATTTATTTTTTGGATTAATAAATAAAATTTGTCGAGAAGCAGGAATGAAAGAATTTTATGACATGAAAAATATTAAAAAATAATATACTAAGATTCAACATAATATCTTAAAATAGCCGCAATACCACCAAAAGCTCTGAGTAGTTGCACACCTTCTTCAGTTTCAGTAGAAATAAATTCAACATTAGTATTCATTTCTTCAGCTTTCTCTACAAAATAATCAACTAAAAGTTCAGATGAATCTTCCTTTAAAATTTCATTACACTTTGAACATCTTTTTTCTAATTTATCTGCTTCACTTTGGTTTTTAACTGTTATAAATTCTTTATTTCCACAGCTTGAACATTTGAAAGTTTTATGAAGTAAAGATAAATCTTCAGATAAAAGTAATGTATCAACAGCTCCAATAATTAAATTATTTTTTACTTCTTGTTCTCCGTAAGATGCAAGACCTTTATCTTTAATTAACTCCTTTAAAAATTTTTGAACTACTTTTTTCTCATGCATAACATCCAAATCATTTAGAATATCAGCAGATTTATCAATAACTTCCCTAATACCGAATTCACCAGTATATGATGTATCAACAGTAGCTATAATCTTATCTTTAATTTCGTATTGAAGATAATCCCCTTTAATAAATTCTTCTTTAGTAAAACCCGGTCCACCAACAATAACTCCTTTTAAATCATCTTTTAAAGGAATAAATGCTTCATTCATATGTTCACCAATACGTTTTTTAAACTCATGAGCTGCCAGATCAATTACACGGTCAAACCTTCTTTGAGATTGACCTCCAGCTTTATGTTTACCTGGAACACCACTAGTTAAATGACCTAAAATATTAATCTTTTTACCCT from Methanobrevibacter oralis encodes the following:
- a CDS encoding ATP-binding protein, with product MPWGTRGNLNDDEFYNRTSELDNLKSLLNTTANGNAPQILLTGLRGVGKTVFLKKIKKELDGE
- the gdhA gene encoding NADP-specific glutamate dehydrogenase codes for the protein MSYIDDVIETIIKQNPSEPEFHQAIREVLESLRVVIEENEEEFRKNALLERLTNPERQLKFRVPWVDDNGQVHVNTGYRVQFNSAIGPYKGGLRFHPSVNVGIIKFLGFEQIFKNSLTGLPIGGGKGGSDFDPKGKSDREIMAFCQSFMTELCKYIGADTDVPAGDIGVGGREIGFLYGQYKRIRGLSEGVLTGKGLSYGGSLARTEATGYGLLYFTNAMLKANDIDIAGKTIIVSGAGNVAIYAIEKAQQLGGKPVTCSDSTGWIYDPEGIDVELLKEIKEVKRERLTAYAEARESAEYHEGKGVWTVKADIALPCATQNELLLEDAKNLVANGVKAVAEGANMPTSIEATEYLQENGVLFAPGKASNAGGVATSALEMSQNSERLSWSFDEVDGKLQTIMENIFANVADAAAEYNMNKNYVVGANIAGFKKVVDAMNAQGIV
- a CDS encoding AAA family ATPase, translated to MSIIGLMEYFFKEFLIEAKNKNLNTLDKKIEKFFKVNDFKIKDFIKIDKFPIPVFGSETNVEKLMDFVLTLPQNIYEINNNKIKGVLIFIDEFQIIKELDDYKDSFLWKLRNYIQNQNNVSYLFSGSISMQDELISEIASQRGVFGGRMITINMPPFTKETVKSYLKQKAPNLIFSDTGFNKFYKCTSGIPAYVNIFATLLPKDIKLDEHMVKIEFEDKIKVINSHLVVMWDKLTLREQYIIISLLDGPLKRNEIANKLGVTTGSISRPLVNLQHQELIVLENNLYYLSEPILKRWLELEYSKNMNFLFRLY
- the prf1 gene encoding peptide chain release factor aRF-1; this translates as MAEVSSKELYEFKKTLKELAEKKGRGTELVSVYIPPDKQLSDVGKHMRDELGQSANIKSKQTRKNVQSAIEVILQRIRMFKKPPEHGLVLFVGMIPKGGPGTEKMETYVFEPPEPITTYWYQCNNEFFLEPLEYMIEERETYGLAVVDRKEATIATLKGKKINILGHLTSGVPGKHKAGGQSQRRFDRVIDLAAHEFKKRIGEHMNEAFIPLKDDLKGVIVGGPGFTKEEFIKGDYLQYEIKDKIIATVDTSYTGEFGIREVIDKSADILNDLDVMHEKKVVQKFLKELIKDKGLASYGEQEVKNNLIIGAVDTLLLSEDLSLLHKTFKCSSCGNKEFITVKNQSEADKLEKRCSKCNEILKEDSSELLVDYFVEKAEEMNTNVEFISTETEEGVQLLRAFGGIAAILRYYVES